The Oxyura jamaicensis isolate SHBP4307 breed ruddy duck chromosome 5, BPBGC_Ojam_1.0, whole genome shotgun sequence region ACCGGGCTCAtatcttttattctcttttctgtctctgtaatATGTAATTTAGGCTCAAGAATATGCAAAGGGCCAGCAGAGGAAGCAACAGAACTATAGGGGTAGTTGAGTGCAGGATCATGAGAATAACCAACACCCATTATGGACGAAAGTTGGGTTTGATcttcagggagaggagagagactAGTactagctttgttttcttcttcaaattcttcttcttcttcactACTGTGAATCAGCATAGTGGCATCTGAAAGAGTTTTCTTATGATCACAGCTCACACCTTCatcttgctcattttctttttgctttgttctctcCATCAGAATGTTGGGCTGTGACCCTTCTGAGATAACTCTTGGAAGAGCCACATCCGCTGCAGATGCTGACATGGTCCTCTCTTTTATTCTTATTCCTTCAAAGCTGGGAGTCAAGCCTGCTATTTCAATACTgttccttttctgcagctgagcGTGGCGTGCCGATGTCAGAGGTTCACTGACTTCCTGTAGAGAATGTGCCACAGGCAGGCTGTCTTCCTGAAATGTCTGGACAGAATGATGCACTCGCCTCGTGATAAGATCCGGGTTGCTGCTGCTAATGTAGATATGTCGGGAAAGGTCTGGAGTACTATTTGCAGGTCTTGGGTACGGGTATGGGGGAGGAGGTCGATAGACTTGGGTCTTCATTATATTTGGTGCTGGATAATCCTGAGCCTGGAGCTGCACATTTGTCAACTCAGGCACACTGACTGCCCCAACAACCGGGCGCTTTTCAGCAGGATAGGGATAGGGGGACTGGCTATGGAAACTGTAGTTCAGGTTAAAGGGGTAATGGTTAGACTGTGGGGAAGCGAAGTGTGCATGTTCTCTTATTTCAGGCTGACTGTAAACCAAGGCATCAGGCCGGCTGTAGGCATACGTATTGCTGATGTTGAGATTTCTCATTGAATGACTCTGCCTATCTGTGTGTACCATTCCCCTTTTGAGCTGTCTCATCACAGTTTCATAGTCTGGTGTGGGCCGATAAGAAGGTGGTATTAGCGCGCTGTGTCTATGCGATGGGACATAATCAGTCCTGAGGACATCGCTTCCAGTAATGCTTGGGTTAGAGGACATAGGGGATGGCTGCAAGTAATGCTGTGGATTATTCAGGGAGTTTGTGCTATGTGCACTATAGACACTACCATTGCGGATTCGACCACTGTAGTCATGAGGGGCTCTATCCAAGCTAGTCTGAGAGTGACAGTAGTATCCATTCTGATTGCTCACAAAGAGGTTATCTGAAAGTAAAGTTTAAGAACAAGCTTTATGTCCAAGACCTTGAACAACAAAGATAATCTCTATTAAGATGTAGCTAACTGAGGCTTGAGACTTTCAAAATCTCAGTTATTCTTAACTATGTCTTGAATTGGGAAGAGAAACAAGCAgcttttttggtgttgttgaTACCTGAAGTATATACAACAGAATGACCTGGTATGTTCATTTAGATGATGCAAACTCCTACTGGAAAACATTATCTCAGTTTAAGGATGGCTTTCTTCAGTTTAGGATAGGTTTGCTAAGTTCAATTCTAAGTTAAACAAATCTGTATCAAATTGTAAACCATTCTAACTGAGAAAAAGAATGGACATTTACACCAAGGTTTGTACTAACCTAATGCGATCAGCTTAGattgcaagaaaacaaacacacgaacaaacacacaaacacccTCTCTTCTCTTCAAAACACTCTCAGCTCATAAGTAGATATAGTATCAcaacacctttaaaaaaatcaatttatcatttttgcagaaaatttgTACACAGTTTAAACAACTACGTATTGTTTGCACATTAACATATACCCACTCTGGTGGGTAAATAACATGTTGTAATAGTTTATGTATGATATGCATTTAATAGTTTAACAATTACTTCATTGGATGTACAATTTGCCAAGcttcagaaaagaacaattaaGTCATTGTTTAGATGCCTCTCATGATCCAACACCAAGTTCATCATTGCACACTTATGTTACTGAATTGCCTGACAGCCAaaaattcttctgtttgttaATAATAACATTCAAAAGTAGCACGATATGAAGCACGACAGCATGCACTGTGTCCAGCAATGATTCCAACACCATATTGGAAACAATTCAGGCACATTATGAGTCTACATATCTGTACCTTTATGAATATTCATGCAACTATTTACATTGAAAACGTGCTCATTCCCTTACCAATGAGCTGTTATGAGTATTTTTTGATTTAGCTGACTTGTAGGACTGGAAGGTCCCCATCAAAACTGAGGCAACTTTGCAAAAGATGAGATTAACCTCTCTAGGGAAGCAACTTTGTAAATTAGACATTACTTGTAACCATCAAAAAAGTAGAGAAAGCAGCCATGACTCCACTGTGAAACTGCTTAGATTAGGAGTTGTGCATtccttgggattttttttttttcccttttttcaaacaaatgttTACAGTTCTCAGCCCTTCAATTCCCAACCACCACGTAAGTCTAGCAAACTCAGAGTGAAACTCAACTCATCCTACATCCTGTTTTAAAGCAGCTATTACGCTCAATATTGACAAGGATCTTGGAATGCCATAACATACCAGTTTGGTACATAAACCAAAAAACCTGGTCAGTTAAATTCATGCAGGGGACCACAATCAACAGTTGCTGTATTTGCTGTCACAACTACCTTTTCTCATATCTGACTTTTCACATCATTCACAGAGTAGCAGCAAGCACTTTAATGAGTGTTGCCATGCAAACCTGACCCATGATCAACCTGTAAATTTTGTCCAGCTCTGATTAAATAGCTAAAAAGCACAAATTACAGCATTCATGCTCTAAAGCGGTGGGCTTCATGAAATTTAAATCACAAGATCTCTCTGTTTTCCACcttgtttaaaattattcaagAATTGGAAATTTTCAAATCTGCTACAAATTACCTTGGGAGGATGCATATGGTTCAGTATAATGACCGTTGTAATGCAGCTGAGGTGGTGGAGGCATCATGTAAGCTTGAGGCTTGGGCTAAGagagaattttattattatttacagaactcatgatttattttaaatatagaattCTTGAAATTTACATGCATGCATAGACATAGAGTCTAAGtcctaaaacatttttctaaatctGCAAGTAAGTTTCTCCTGAGAGGTCAcataagaaatacatttgaaaaaaaacacaaaaccaaacaatccAGGATTATACCTTACAAGTCAGAAACAGTTTCTCACATAGCAGACACTCATCTTTTTCACTGCTCATCTTACTTCACTGAAGGAAAGTAATGGCTGTTTCATAGCCAGTTTAAATcagtaaaaatgcaaatatgaaaCTATTTGCTCTCCTTACCATGGACATCCTGGAAGAAGACCGCCTTCTAACAGGATTCACCGTAACGGGCTGGGTTTGCCTACAGAAGAAATATTATGGTGTGAAATTATTCTTACAACACCAAGCCTTATTTCACACCTTGGAAAGTGCTTGCAAGGTTGGTTAAAAATCAATCCGTATTACTTGGAGCTTTTTTAAACAGTCCTTCCAACAGTCTGAAAAGGTAAGAGCCCACTGCATAAGCCCCCATTGCTACTAGCAGAATCCTTTATATGAAGCATACAAAGAAGGTGGCCCTGAAGCTGTGCAAAAGGGCAGAAGGGGACTAGTTCCAAATCTGAACCCCATGGATGATCTCATACTAAAAGTTCCCTGTTCTACAAGACCATACATAAAGTTGTTCACAAAGGGTCCTTAATATTTGCAATGTTAGAGGAACTACATGACGCCAGTGCAATTTTTATGCTCTAGCTTAGCTAATGTTAATaactttttgtaatttttatagTGCCTCCATGAAACCTTAAGCTCCTTTTTCCTCACCCTATAAATGCACCTGTATTCTGCATCCTGCAGCAAGACAGAGGTCAAAAAATGGCAGAGTTATACAAATGCAAGAACTGAcagattttggaaagaaagatgatttttcagCTCACCCTTTGGGAAGTGAAGGACGAGAAAGGATTGGAAAGCGTGGAAGGGAAAGAATGAGGGAAGATTTCTGAGAGCCCTCCTCAGGTGGAGAGTCCAGGGAATCTCTAAAGACAAGGTACgtacagataaagaaaaaaaaagaagcctgaaCTTAATACAGGCATACATAAGACAGTTTTCAGCAGCAGGACCAGATGATAGGAAGTTATAGAACAGAGATTATCATAAAGTTTTTCTGAGGATGTTTCCTATTAATAAAACCATGTTGTGGTGAAAGGGTCAAAAGTAGAGAGTCATCCTACAAACTGACATTCAGTACAGAACTACAGAACTCTACAGAACTGACATCATTCAGAATGCAACGCACAAGTCCCACAAACGCACTACTTCTACCAACACTTCTCAATCCTCTCAAAAGGCAGCCAAGCTTACAAGTTTAGAGATACAGGGGctattttattccaaattaaTCTTCCTCTTCTAAGATGAGCTAGCATGAACCATGCTAGGGAGTCATCTGTGGTACAAAATATTCCATTATCTTTCCAGTGGCCACAGAAAATTTTGCATCAGCACCTCTGTAGAGATAGGTCATTGGAGGCCTACGTACAAAGAGGAGGAATGATACATTTGGAAAtcactttgttctttttatgcCAAGCTGTTCACTGGATCTAATTCTCTATTTTTGGCTGAAGTAACTTAACTGAGGGAAATCTGTACCAGTGGAGAAGAGTAGCTCAAATTCCACCCCTTGATTTACAAGTTGGAGACCAGcccatttaaatttaatttgatgaATTGTATTAAATTTACTTTGCACTAGTGCTACTTGAGCTATACAAATTCCATGGATATCCAAAGGACCACATACCTCTCAGCTGTCAATCCAGCACATTTCAGGAGTGCTTCACATACACTTCCCGCCCTTTTAAAGGCCTTCAGAGTGTCCTTTCAGAGCAGTGCACCCAAACGCAGGCCAAACCCAATCCCAGTGATTCCAACAAACATTCTAGCACTAGTAGCCTCCAAGTCAACTAACGTCTGTCACTGCACTGAGATCCAGCAGCAGTGGCCAAACATTACTACTTTTGGTaagattttcagtgtttaatattttcctgcacTATGACCCACACTAAAGTGTAAGTTTGAGAAATCGATGACAAAACAAATCTCAAAAACgattagggaaaaaatacaagtcaTTAATTAGTATAATCTAAAAAGGACAGTATGAACATTACAGAGATTATAATACACTTCACTTCCCCATGGGAATTTCAAGGGCAGCAAGAGTTCTCCTAAGGTATTCTACTTACAGGCTGCATTTATTTAGTCTGTAAAATTTGTGTCTAGCTACGCACATCCTCCACACatattttgctgtttccatatcttcctgccaaaaaaaaacaaaaacaaaatttgcacGTTAGACAAAATATGCATATCCATCACTTGCTCTCATAGAAGCCACTGAAATTTTTAAGAGTAAATTGGTATTAtctgattttgtttaaattaactTCATCAGATTTTCTCTAAAGTCATATTTTGCAGGCCTAAACATACACTTTAGCCTGACAATTTTATTAGATTtatgaaagctgaaagaaaccTTCTGTTGTAGATCTACTATAGCACAAACACATTTTGTAGTGTATACATACATCGGATTCAACAGCTGCCTTCTTCACAAAGGCAAGTGCTAGATGCTACATGAACTTGATTTTGCAAAGCACATTGTGGCCCGTTCCAGCACAGCTCTAAGAACGTGCTCATCTTTAAATGCCACCGACctaacattttaagaaaacatgctATAAATTTTACTGGAatggatgaaaatatttatgaccACCTGAACAAACTTTGTCAATGTACTCCACATAAAAGGTCAGATTTAatactttctcctttctgaagcaCTTTCCCTTAGAAAGCTAACCAGAGGCCAGATTATTACATTTGACTCACTCATATAATTCAAAGCTGctaaacatataaaaataattcataggAAAAAATTAGCAGTCAATTTGTGGCTTTATTTACTGAtgtcttaatgaaaaaaaatcaaaacaaaaaatcactcACAGTTTGGAATTGGATTGTCTCTTCTTTGTTTGCCAGCTCTAATGCGAAAAAGGATTTGTTGTGAGACATGTTGGCAATGTCATGCCACCTGCAGACAAAAGGGACAGAACATGACCAGCAAGCCCTGATTTTCAAACCACAAAAAACGCAACTGAATTACAGAAGCTGTGTCTACAATTTAAGTGGCACAACATTAAGTAACATACTAACTAAAACAATGTATGAATTCAAATACTGACACAAATTGTATCATGTAACTCTTCTACATTATTGGATACTTTCCCAAGTGAATATTGGTAAGTAAACTGGTGTGTACACCTTAGGACTTAAGATTTTCTGCATTAATAGTTGCTCCTTTTTGACTCAGTAAGTGTTTTGCAATGGACTGCATATTACACATTCATctcttaaaattcattttaaagggATTCATTCTACAGCCAATACACGGAAAAATTTCAATGAAATTCAGTGTAATTGTAGTATAAGGACTACCAGACTATGTCCAGGTTTATCAAATGAATAAGCACACATCGTATCTAAGAAACATCCATGCTAGTgaggcacacacacaaaacgttatctataaaatattacaaatatattttaataaagaacaatACCAACCTAAATACAACAGGAGGCCGGCCATTTTTATGTTTCACAAAGATACCATCAAGACATGCTCCAATGAATATGTCACTTCCTTGGCTGTCCTGTTAGAAGttgcaaaaaaatacacaaaaacagaaaaaaaaaagtctttgagaGCAAGGCTGCATGCGACAACTAGTTTTACAATTTTGGAGGAGAGgaagtgtttgtattttgttttgatggggatggggaggacaGGCTTATTGcttgttcatttgcttttatttttggcagtAAGTAACACTGTTTACATAGGGAACAAAAACAATGGAGACAAAAATCAACGCCCCATTTACCTTTGCAGGATAGGTCTCTTCACCATAGCCATCCATTCTCTCTACTTCTTGCATATATAACATTTCTGCATCAGGAGGAGTAAGGCctctatgaaaatgaaaacaatgataACATGATCAGCT contains the following coding sequences:
- the PTPN21 gene encoding tyrosine-protein phosphatase non-receptor type 21 isoform X1, whose protein sequence is MPLPFGLKLKRTRRYTVSSKSCLVARIQLLNNEFVEFTLSVESTGQESLEAVAQRLELREITYFSLWYYNKQNQRRWVDLDKPLKKQLDKYALEPTVYFGVVFYVPTVSQLQQEITRYQYYLQLKKDILEGNIPCTLEQAIHLAGLAVQADFGDYDQYESQEFLQRFALFPVGWLQEEKILEEATQKVALLHQKYRGLTPPDAEMLYMQEVERMDGYGEETYPAKDSQGSDIFIGACLDGIFVKHKNGRPPVVFRWHDIANMSHNKSFFALELANKEETIQFQTEDMETAKYVWRMCVARHKFYRLNKCSLDSLDSPPEEGSQKSSLILSLPRFPILSRPSLPKGQTQPVTVNPVRRRSSSRMSMPKPQAYMMPPPPQLHYNGHYTEPYASSQDNLFVSNQNGYYCHSQTSLDRAPHDYSGRIRNGSVYSAHSTNSLNNPQHYLQPSPMSSNPSITGSDVLRTDYVPSHRHSALIPPSYRPTPDYETVMRQLKRGMVHTDRQSHSMRNLNISNTYAYSRPDALVYSQPEIREHAHFASPQSNHYPFNLNYSFHSQSPYPYPAEKRPVVGAVSVPELTNVQLQAQDYPAPNIMKTQVYRPPPPYPYPRPANSTPDLSRHIYISSSNPDLITRRVHHSVQTFQEDSLPVAHSLQEVSEPLTSARHAQLQKRNSIEIAGLTPSFEGIRIKERTMSASAADVALPRVISEGSQPNILMERTKQKENEQDEGVSCDHKKTLSDATMLIHSSEEEEEFEEENKASTSLSPLPEDQTQLSSIMGVGYSHDPALNYPYSSVASSAGPLHILEPKLHITETEKRIKDMSPVHLLVESQVQRRGEGLLMPSMSESDLTTSGRYRVRKDSIKKRPVSDLLSGKKNIVEGLPPLGGMKKNKTDAKKIGPLKLAALNGLTLTRMPLPDEGKEESTRATNDERCKVLEQRLEQGMVFTEYERIQKKRLRDGECSIARLPENAERNRFQDVLPYDDTRVELVPTKENNTGYINASHIKISVGGMEWDYIATQGPLQNTCQDFWQMIWEQGIAIIAMVTAEEESGREKSFRYWPRLGSRHNTVTYGRFKITTRFRTDSGCYATTGLKIKHLLTGQERTVWHLQYTDWPEHGCPEDLKGFLSYLEEIQSVRRHTNSTADPKNSNPPVLVHCSAGVGRTGVVILSEIMIACLEHNEMLDIPRVLDMLRQQRMMMVQTLSQYTFVYGVLIQFLKSSRLI